ATCtaccgaggaccaagcaatcacacgaggcacgacaccgagatttgttaacgaggttcaccatcatggctacatccccggggcatgactacgggcgctcctccccatgacaccgtcacaataccgcacCCTGGCCGCCCGGGCGCCGGCACACCCGCCGGCTCCCCCGCGTGCCTATGCTATTATGTTgccataggttacatcgtgtgtctacccccgatatatatgagaggcctaggatacaagcgTCCTATTAGGACACAACTCCTACCCTGTCTACACACTGTCCAAAaccaagtccaactgtaacctaacTTGTATAATAATATTCGACACAAttctaacaaactccaccttggcgaatattctccaccaccttgAATTCGTCAGTGCGTCGAATctccatgtacattggacttgagatACGCCATGAGCACCGCTGCTACTCCCAGACTCCATatgactccacctgcaactgtaGTCCCTTCTCGTCTTCTTCACAGTCAACACCCGAGTAAAATTAAGTTTCTCATTACTCTACTTTGTGCTCCCAACTTCCGGAGTTTCCGTTCAATGCCATCACACACCGATAATTTATCTGCGTGAAAatgaacaactcacatattggaTGTCACATACAAGAGTTACCTGAACTCGACATCACCGCTCTTTCTTGACTGTCTGTCTgaaacttgaaggaatttcacCGTCGCCCTGTGTCACCCTGAGTCAAATTCACAGTTGTCTCATTCTTTTTCCCGGATAGTCTTTGACATGTCTCATAGCTatagcactccgcctccttctgtaCTTGTCATCCGCACTTTGCCACGTGCACTGAACACCATAGAATATACTGTCATGTACTCTCTCAGCTTTTGACAATTTTAGACTTTCCGCCACTTTCACAGATTCTCCATGGTCAACTCCTGTCCATCAAACGGCACCGATATACCCAGTCACCAACTTGAATCTGGTACTCGTCAACACTGCTTCAGCACCCCCTGCACAATTTGTCTGACCACATGTCTGACCACCAGTGCCTTGGCCTGTCGCTGTGTCCCGTGCTtaccgcacgcctcgccgctatCACCGCGTCGAGCCTCTGTTGTCCTGGTCGAGTCCCTAGGGCCGCGGACCCACACCGCTCAAACCCCGACTGCAGAGAACCACTGATCACCGACCGATGCCGAGTATCACGTCTCCATCAGACCATTGGGCCCCAGTCCGATCCACGTGTCTCTTGCTTTTCCCGCTGAAATAGGCTTCGACTCTCCATGCATTTACGCTGTAGCCCCTCCATCAGCACAGAGTGTAGTCATCCATGAGACTCCAACTCCACCTTCAACGTGACTCCATGGTGGTTGTACGTGCCACCCTCCCGCGCCCTGTCGACTTCAAGTTCTCATGTGCACCGTCTTGAATCAACCCCACGCCATAGTCTGTCGAAGTCGCACAAGCCCTCAGACCTGCACCACGTGTTTCCACACCCCAGAAGTCGGCcaccatcagcatcacgctcCTATGTCGTCGTCGCTGAAATCACTGTCGTCTTCTGCTTTGACCGACATCCCTGTCGATCCGTCAGACATTCCAGTCCGACCCAGCCGAAATTATCCGACTGCAACCATGCTCCACCCTGCGTCGTTTTCCGCCCGCACATCTCTGCGCATTGCTTTGACGCCATGTATATGCATGATCCTGCCACGACGCGCTCCAGACTCCTGCTTCGAGCCTTATACGCACGTCGCCAATCTGCCATCATAATGGTAAAACCCCGTATCCAATTAGCAACACTTCCAAAAGAAATTTACTTTTTCCTGGTAGTCACCATGGGCGCAATAAAACTGTGTTCTTTCCTTATTGTGTTGTTGTCCATGCCACGGTCAATACCAAACCATGCAGATTGCCTTTTTTTCACCAACAAATCTCATGCCTTGCAGCCTCCCACGCATTTGGCCTTCCGTGACTCCTTCAAGCAGCCACCGACCATACATGTGCTCTGTTCAAAACAAATAGTAACAACCAAGAAATAGTCCCCCGTAGCCTGCACGTACGTGTGGCAAAGAGATCAACAAACAACTGTCCACAATGTTCCAACACGAAGTAGCTATCAAGACTCGTATTCTTTGGTTCTTTGTTTACCCAACATGCTCACAACTGGTCTATGGTCATCTCACACAGTGCAATTCTGCAGCAATCCAACGCGGTGCTGCCTTGGGCCCTCCGCAACGAAAACTCCTGCCATCCATCAGCTGCGCCCCACCAAGCTTGGGCCGCACGCTCCTCAGGATCGAGCAGATTCCTGCAGCCCCTGCATGCCGCACGCGTCATCTGCTCCTGCACGCGTAAGGCGCCGCCGTATCACGCTTTCCAAATCAATCGCCCAACTCAAGTCGATTACCAATATCGCCGAATTGATTTTCTTTTTGATACCGGACTCTCGACGAGTTCTCCCGATCGACCATGCGAATTGCTTGAGACTGCTCATGCCGCCGCCTGTTTCCTGATTCTTTTCCGATCTCGTCGAAAGCACACCTGACGACCTCCGCGGAACAATTCTTCCGCACGTTGTCCTCGTGCTGACGATAATCCATTCTCTAAATCAACGATCTGCAGTCTCCAGACCTTgcaaccttgctcatgataccacttgttagaataaatccgaggcgCTCCGTCGATAtaccgaggaccaagcaatcacacgaggcacgacaccgagatttgttaacgaggttcaccatcatggctacatccccgtggcatgactacgggcgctcctccccataacaccgtcacaataccgcacCCTGGTCGCCCGGGCGTCGGCACACGCCGCCGGCTCCCCCGCGTGCCtatgctattatgttggcataggttacatcgtgtgtctacccacgatatatatgagaggcctaggatacaagtgtcatATTAGGACACAACTCCTACCCTGTCTACACAGAGTCCAAAATCAAGTCCAAATGTAACCTAACTTGtacaataatattcgacacaaTTCTAACATCATCGTTCGTCGATCTCCTCGCAAATCGCCTCCATGTCCCCATCCTTCGCCGTCGTCGTCCGGGGGAGGCGCAATCCGTTGGGTCTCAAGGCGAGCACGTCGTCCGTCTCCGTCAATTTCATCGAAACCATAGAGTCTAAGAAGGCAACCGTCGTTGTCGTATCCCGTTGGGAGGAGGAGCGCGAGGGTCCAAGCGGCGGCACCATGTTTTCCCACAGGGTCGGTGCCTAAACCGACGAAATGCTGAACCATAGGTATGAGGAACACAAGGTAATCCATGTGCTCCCTTCACATATGTGCACTCGTCGGTGCACCGCTGTTGCATGGTCACCATCAAGCACGCTTCCAGGTGACTGAGAGCGTTGCCTCGTCTTACCTGACCCCATGAAGTTGAACCTACAGCAACCATGGAGTATGATTTCTCCCCAGCCAACTGGAATGATGAGTACATGTTGTTGTGCATCGCGACGTGGTTGCGCGAGTAGGATGGCAAGGAGCGAGGAAGGCGGTTCCGGTTTAAGGTGGAGGCGGGACTGGAAATATCGCTGCTGTTAGGGCGGTACTCTAATGATGAGTCTTGACTGACGAGGAAAAGGTCGTCGAAGAGAAACACGTCATACACGCACCGCCGAAGGCCCTGGGAGGCGCTGGCTGCCGCGGTAAGGCCTCCATGACGGCTCGCATATGGAGACAACCAGTAGCATCACCGCGGGATTGCCTCATGTTCCTCGTACCCGAGCTTGCCGATTTCGTGGTTTTAGGAACTGGTGATGTGGAAAAACTTGGTGCCACCGCCCAGACTCTTGTGCCTCCTCCTCCTAACGGGCTACGAGAATGACAACTGCCTCCCTCAGACTCGATGGCTTCGGTGACCACTGACGGCGACGTGTGTCGTGTCCGCTTTGAGCCCCTGTAGGTTACAACTCCCTCAGGCGACAGGGCGAAGGCTAGGAAAGGGCGGCGATTTGCGAGCGATTTAGAGGGATGGGAATTTTTCACGGCATCATGTAATACATGGCGTTTTTGCGACAAAAAACCCGCATGCAAGTGGGCCATGCGTCCTTGATTTATTCTTCAATACAACAAAGTGAATTTTGAGGGCAAGTCCCATGACCGCTGATGAATTATACTCTAATGCTGGCCTTTTTTACATGGTAATACATGTCTCATTTATATCATAAAAATCATTGTACAAGTCACGTAGACATCGACTTGACAAAACTGTAAAAACAATAGAACGCTAGCCTTTGCACAAAGGAACGCGAGCCAAGAAACAGAAAAACAATCAAGACCGAAAAATTCCTGAGCTTGACACCAACGTCCATCACCTTCCTTCGGCACCACACAACAGTCACCAAACGAAAAAATGACAACACCTCCTCATCCAAGCTCGACGCTGATATACAGGTTTACAGACCTTCAAGGTGGCTCACCAAAGTCAAAGCCATTGCCTGATATGCAGCTTTACAgacctccaaggtggctcaccaaaGTCAAAGCCATTGCCGTTGAACAAATCAGACCAGGGCAACACTTCGGACACGCCATCAAACTTCAGATCTGGCCCCCATGCACGAGTaagacgtcggaggaggaaacTATACCTGCCTGCCACGAACAACGAACCCAATACACGATCCACCATCTTCCAAATGCCGCCGATGCAGAGCATAATCTGCATCCACTCCTAGACTACTTCCCAAACTCTACGCTGACGTTGGAGCAAACGTCGTCGCGACGGCGAAGCCTGAGGACATAAGTCCACCACGAGGATGTCGTCGCAACCGCGCCATCCTTACTTGAACGTACTGGTTTTCAAATCCAACCCCAACCATAGAGGCGGTTGCCTCGTCGGTGAAGGATCTGTAAAATATTTATTTAGCACCATCATCGCTGCCGAAGCCAAGATGATGAACAAACAAAAAATCTATGCTACTTGAGCCTAAAATAATTCACACGCATGGATCCGGCGACCCCTCTCACGACCAACGACCTTGTTCGTCGCCGGAGGCGGCGGAGGAAGGAAGCTCTCCAGCGGAAGAAAGAAAACGCGCGCGCTGATTCGAGTCACTCTACTGCTGCCCTGTTGGCACATGCGTGGACAGTCATCGGTCAAACGCTATGCCACATTGGCAGAATACGGGGCCAAAGCGTGCGTGGTGACGTGACTTTCATGACCATATTTCGGGTATTCCTTAGCCCAGCGACCTCCGGTTAATTTATCCCGAGGATGGTGACGGGCCGCCAAGTGGGTACTTGCACGTGCATTCTCTTGCTTAAAAACGAAAAGGACGAGGGTTTGGGCCCCGACCGATGTGGCGTGGCCTCGTCTTCTTTGGTCTCCTCCCATTTCTGCTACCTGCATGCGTTCGCCCATCATGTTTCAACAGACGGTGCAGCTGCAAACTTGCAACCAGGTGGGCAGGAGCATGTGGGGCGCTCGGGCACGTACGTACGCACGAGTTCACCGGCGCGTGACTTTGGTCGGAGGCCGCTCTGGGTTACCGTGCGCGGTGGTAGCTCCGGACCAGCTCGCACGCGGGTGCGCCACCACACGTCCGCGGCAACTTTTGGCACGACCGGCCGGGAAGCGAGCCCCGAGGCCCCAACTCGCTCGCTCAACTGGTCTCTGCATGCCAAACCGGGGGTGTGAATGTGATGTGATGTGAACTCGACTCGACGTGCACCGGTAGATGGGAAACTTATCTCACCTTGCCTTGTTAAGCCTTTTGATTGACGACAAGACAGCACGAGTGTACTAGTGATCACTGATGAGTCTGCGCTGCGTTGCTCGGTGTACACTTGCACTGTTGCACACTCATCCTGCTCAACACTGGATGTTGTTGCCCTTCGATCCCGAATCCAACGGCTGGCACAAACTAGTAGTACTCCTAGAGAGAGAGCGGGGCTCGGGTCGCGTGGCAGGCGCGCCCGTGATCACGGCAAGTTAACTCGGACCAAATCTTTTGGTCTTGGTCCAGTGCACGCATGGCCGTGGACACACTGCTCACTCTCTAGCTAGCTCACTCTACTGGGGTAGCTTTATCTGACACGACGCACGTTCTCCGAGGAGCAGCCAACCCAACCCAGTCCGGCAACCCGCGCCACCCCGTCGTCCAATGCCGCTGTTGCTGCTACCACCTCCAACTCCCCGGCACACAAGCCCCACTCCTCTCCCTCAGCCCTCGCCGCCGGCGCCTGATCTTGCCCGGGGTTCGCGCGAGGGGACAGCCGGACAGGAGCCGCGATGAAGATCCTCGAGTCGCCCCTCATGGGCGAGTTCATCGGCTACCTCAAGTCCAACTGGGGCGGCAACTCGCGGGTGAGCCAGCGCCGGCGCCGGCTGCGGCAGCTGGTGGCGATGGTGCGCGGGGTGGCGGACGCCGCCGAGGCCCGGGCGGCGGTGCGGGGCAGCTCCCTCCACCGCTGGCTGCAGCTGCTGCGGAAGGAGGCGCTGCGCGGGCAGCAGGTGCTCGACGCCACCACCGACCCCTCCGCCGTCGTCGGCTCGGCCAAGAAGTTCCTCGCGGGACTCAAGTCCCTCTTCGTCTGCAGCGCCGAGGTGGACCGCCTCACCGACGCCGTCGACGCGCTCGAGCGCCTCGCCGGCCCCGGCGCCGACCTCGACATCTTCCTGAAGGTGCTCCGGCTCGACGTCGCCATGGACGtcgacgacgccgccgccgctccggcccCGGCTGGCCCCTTCTCGGCCGCGCATTACGTGGACCAGGGCAGCTACTCCGTCGCCACCGCGCCCGGCGCCAAGAGGAAGCGCGCGGGGAGCTCCGGCGTCGACCAGGCCGGGGACGCGGACGGCGAGGCCGCGTCCCACTCCCACGGCCGGGGCGTCCTCGACCGCGCGTACCGGCACAAGCGCCGGGCCCTGGCGTGCAAGCGGCACACCGGCTTCTTCCCTCCGCCGGCGGGGCCAGACCGCTCCGTGGCGGT
The Aegilops tauschii subsp. strangulata cultivar AL8/78 chromosome 3, Aet v6.0, whole genome shotgun sequence genome window above contains:
- the LOC109739593 gene encoding uncharacterized protein translates to MKILESPLMGEFIGYLKSNWGGNSRVSQRRRRLRQLVAMVRGVADAAEARAAVRGSSLHRWLQLLRKEALRGQQVLDATTDPSAVVGSAKKFLAGLKSLFVCSAEVDRLTDAVDALERLAGPGADLDIFLKVLRLDVAMDVDDAAAAPAPAGPFSAAHYVDQGSYSVATAPGAKRKRAGSSGVDQAGDADGEAASHSHGRGVLDRAYRHKRRALACKRHTGFFPPPAGPDRSVAVAMAMARVRRRIGTPSLGRPFSRISLE